Below is a genomic region from Microbacterium sp. KUDC0406.
CGACATCGGAGCAATCCTCGGCGTCTCGCACCAGCGCGCACACCAACTGACCACGACCAACTGACCCCGAAGCATCCGCGGACACCTCGGAGCGACTCCGGGACCGCGCGGACCGCCCGTCCTGAACTCGTGCCCATGCTGTACGCCGACGTCACGACCCCGAGCGAGGCTGAGGCTCTCGCGACCCGCATCCTCGCGATACGGCCGCGCCCGCTGGTGCTGGTCTCGGCGACTCCGGAGGGCGAGTTCGCGTTCGACGACGAGCGGCTGCGGCACGAGCTCGGCGACGTCGCCGACGTGGTCACCATCGCGACCGGCAAGGCCACGCACGCCCTCGAACAGCTGCTGCCGCCCAAGACCCACGCGTTCGGAGGCGCCGCGCGCTCCTACCCGGTCGACTTCGGCAAGGACCCGGACTGGTCCCGCTCGCGACTGCGGTTCCCCGGCAAGGCCGACACCGACGACCTCATCGCCGACGCGATGGCGCAGTCCGTGCAGCAGGTGCGGCGCACCGTCGAATCGGCGGCCCCCGCCGCCGTGCGCCGGGTGACGGGAGTGGTGAAGGGCTTCATCGCCGACGACACCCGCGCCCTGGTCGAACTCGCCGACGGCACCACCGTCACCGCGACCGGCGACCTGCTGCCCGACACCCTGCCGCTGGCCTTCGCGCTCGTGCCCGGATCACCCGTGACCGGCATCCTCCAGGGCAGGAGCTGCACCCGGAGCCCTTCCCCGCCGACCTCAGCACCCTGGCCGACGGTGCGAACACTCTCTCGCTGGTCGTCAAAGTCACCGAGCTGCGCGCCACCGTGCACCTGCATCCCGACCACGCGTTCGTGCTGCGGCGACGTGACGTCAGCACCGACGAGAGCCCGGTCAGCGACGTGCTCGCCGTGGGCGACGTCATCCGCGTGCGCGTCGGACACGGCCCGGCCGGCGAGGTGCTGCTCAGCCATGCCGCGCGCGACGACGACGCGCCGCTCACGCCCGCCTTCCCTCTCGTCACCGGCGGGTCGCCCTGGCTGAGCGAGGATCGCAAGGTCGCGCGATCGGACGCTGCAGAGCCGAACGCCCCGACGCCGGCATCCGCTCCTCTCCCTCCCGACGACTACGCGACCCGAAACGACGTGCGGATGCTGGCGCAGGCGATCTCCGCCCTGCGCGGCGACCTGCTCGCGGTGACCAGCCTCGTCGGACGCGGCGGCGATGCGGCATCCGGCTCTCCCTCGTCGGCAGAGCTCGAGCAGTTGCGCGCGGAGAACGCGCGCCTGCGCAGCGAACTCGCCGAGGAGCGCGCGGAGCGCGCGCGGGCAGAGGCGCGACTCAGCGAGAGCTCGCAGGACCAGCGCGACAACGCGCGGGCGCTGCGCGACGCGCGCCGTGCCGCGGAGCGCGCGCACGTCGACCCGACCGAGGACGGCATCCGGTTCGAGATCGAACGCACCTGGGGAAACCGCACCGCCCCCGGGGAGCGCAAGCGGTGGCCGCTGCGGGAGTTCCGGTTCGGGCCGGACTTCATCGGCTCGCTGTCGAAGCTCGACGAGAACCAGCTGGCCAAGGCGGTGCGTGCCTGCGTCGACGCGATCACCGGCCGCGACCGCGAGATCCCCGCCCGCGACCTGCACCGCCTGCGCACCGGCGAAGGCGGAGACGATGCCTACGTCGTGCGAGCCGACGGCGCGAAGTGCTGGCGCTCCGCGATCGAGCAGGGCACTCCTGGTGCCCGCCGGCTGCATTACTGGGAGCTGTCCGGAGACGTCGTCGAGCTCAGCCGCATCGTGCTGCACGACGACACGAAGCCGTGACGCACTCCGGTCGTTGAGAGCGCTTCGACTCGCTCCGCTCGCTCAACGACCCACCCCCGGTCGTTGAGCGAAGCGACGAAGGAGCGAAGACGAAACGCCCCAGCCGACCGGAGAGCGTTTCGACTCGCTCCGCTCGCTCAACGACCGGAGGCCGTGGCGCCCGTGGCCCGCCGTCGGACAGCGGCACCGGCCGTGACCACCGCGCCGCTCACGAGTAGAGCGGCGGCGATCAGTGCCAGGCCGCCTCCGTCGCCGCCGCCGGTGAGAGCGAGCGATGCTGGCGGCGCCGCAGTCGGTGCCGGCGATGCCGGCGGCACGACCGACGCCGGGGTCTTCTCATTGACGATCTGCCCGAAGCTCGCGGCCGTGTGCTCCGCGTCGATCGTCACCGTGAACGTCTTGTCCGTGCGCTCGTACCCCGCCGGCGCCTTGGTCTCGGTGAGCGTGTAGGTGCCCGCAGGTAGCCCGCCGACGCCGAGCACGCCGTCTGCGTCAGCCTCATCGCCCTGGCCGCCGTCGACCACCGCGATGTCCCCGTCCGGCCCCAGACGAGCCACTCCGAACCCGCGAGCGCGGCACCGTCGCGATCGACCTTCTGCCAGGACAGGCTGCCGACGACGGGCGTCGTGTTCGCCTGGTTCGTGAGGGTGAACTGCACACCGGCCGTCGTCGACGGGGTGACCTCGTAGCGGCCGTCACCGGTCGCTGTGACACCCTCCCCGGTGATGCTCCAGTCGCCCCAGGTCACGCCGTCGATCGTCGGGAGGTCGATCTCCTCGACGATGAACGTCGAGCCGAGAGGTGCGCGGTCGCTGCGCACGGCCTGCCCGACCGGAACCGACAGCGTCTTCGCCGGAGCATCCGATCCCTTGATGGAATAGCGCACCGTGAAGGTCGCACCGCGCGCAGCATCCGCCTGCTCGCCGGACAGCGCCTTCGTGATCTCGAACCTCGTGAACCGCGCGCCGGTTCCGCTGCCACCGCCGGCTTCCGTCACGACGACCCGCGCCGACGTGTCGGAGGAGTTGACGGTCGCGCTGTTGCCGAACACGTCACCGGCCTGCACGATTCCGTCCGCCTGCGTGAAGTACTGCAGGCGGTAGGACATCCCGGAGGACGGCAGACCCGACGCCGTGAACTCGAAAGAGAGGTCATCGGGGGCGAACGTCATCTGATAGCGGGACGTGTCGACTTCGGTCCAGTTGCCGACGAGCACGCCGTCCTGGACAGGCCGCTGCAGCAGCCGGGCCTCACCGGTGTAGTGGTGGTACTCGAGGTCGCGATCGAGAGAGTCGCGCACCACGAAACCGCCGTCGCGGACCGCGCTGCTCGGAATTCCGACCACCCAGCTCAGCAGCCCATCGGTCGCCGTCGGCCCGCCGTACTTGTACGGCTGCCCGGCCTCGGTCAGGTCCTCGGGAGTGATCCCGCCACCGCCGGGAAGAGTCACGATCTCGACCGTGCTGCCCAGGTCGAACTCCACCGTGCCGCTCGTGTTCGACTGCGAGGCCGTCACCTCGACCCAGAACGAACCACCGGGATTCTCCATGTCCTCGACGGCCGCTGTCAGCGTGCAGACGAGCTCAGGACCGTTGCCGCCGGCGATCTGGCACTGCGCGAGCACCACGCCGCTGTCAGGATCGGCGATATCGAACGATCCGCCGCCGCTGCGGCTGAACTCGTCGGGCAGCGTCATCCCGAAGGTGTCTCCGGCCTGGGAGCCGGTGGGCACGGACCAGTCGCCCGTGATGCGGACCTTCTCCCATTGCGCCACCGGCCCGCTGCCGTTGGTCTTCTCGATCGCAAGGTTCGAGATCGCGTCGGCATGGGTCACCGTCGGCGCTGCCGCGGCAATCTGCGCGGTGCCGAGCAGCGCTGCAGCGACGAGAGTCACCCCCGTCAGCGCTGATGTGAGGCCGCGCCACCAGCGCCCGCCCCGTGGTCGTGTCGACTTCTGCGCACGCCGAACGTGCTGTCCCCGAGCCATCAATGCATCTCCCCAGAATTCGTGCGCTCGGCACACGCCGAGCTCTTCCCCAGTACTTGAGAGACGGCGTGACACGCCGATCATTACGCGACTCCGCGAAACGAGGGATGTCCGACCCCGGTGCGAGACTGATGGGATGAAGCTCGAAGAGCTCACCGACACCGCCGACGAGGTCGCGGCGACGTCGTCGCGGCTCGCGAAGATCGACGCACTCGCCCGGCTGCTCTCGCGCGCAGACCCGGCCGAACTTCCGGTGCTCGTGGGCCTGCTGCTCGCCTCACCGCGGCAGGGCCGGCTGGGCGTCGGATGGCGCGGACTCTCGGCCCTGCAGGTCGACCATGCGGATGCCGCGACTCTGAGCATCATCGACGTCGACGACGCCCTCGACGCGCTCGCGCACGCCTCCGGCACCGGATCGGCCGCCCAGCGCACCGGGCTGCTCGAAGACCTCGCCTCGCGTTCGACGCCCGACGAATGGGACTTCCTCGCCCGCGCCATGCTCGGCGAACTGCGCACCGGCGCGCTCGGCGGCGTGCTGCTCGACGCGATCGCCCGCGCCGCCGATCGACCGGTGGCATCGGTCCGCCGCGCAGCCATGCTGTCGGGCGACCTCGGCGAGACGGCCGTGATCGCCCTCACCGGCACGGAAGCCGACCTCGACGCAGTCGGGCTGCAGGTCGGCCGGCCCGTGCTGCCCATGCTCGCCGCCACCGCCGCCACCCCGACCGCCGCGCTCGAGATCACCGGCCGCGCCTCGGTCGAGTACAAGCTCGACGGCGCCCGCATCCAGGTGCACCGGCACGGCGACGAGGTCGGCGTCTACACGCGCAGCCTCGCCGACATCACGCACCGCGTGCCCGAGATCGTCGACATCGTGCGCGCTCTGCCCGCGCACGACCTGATCCTCGACGGCGAGACCCTCTCGCTCGACGAGGACGGCGGGCCGCGGCCGTTCCAGCAGACCATGTCGCGCTTCGGTGCAGATGTCTCACGTGAACTCGTGCTGCGGCCCTGGTTCTTCGACCTGCTGCACGTCGACGGCCGCGATCTCATCGACGAACCGCTCTCCACCCGGCTTGAAGAACTCGAGCGTGTCGCCGGCGACTGGCGGATGCCCGGCACCGTCACCGACGACGCGGATGCTGCGGAGCAGCTCTCCCGCGAGGCCCTCACCGCCGGTCACGAAGGCGTGCTGGTCAAGGCCATCGACGCGCCCTACGCCGCCGGACGGCGGGGAAAGTCGTGGGTCAAGGTCAAGCCCGTGCTCACCTACGACCTCGTGGTGCTCGCTGCGGAGTGGGGTTCGGGGCGCCGGCGCGGCTGGCTGTCGAATCTGCACCTCGGCGCGCTCGACCCCGTGGGTGAGTTCGGAGAGCCCGGCGGCTTCGTGATGGTCGGCAAGACCTTCAAGGGACTCACCGACGAGCTGCTGAAATGGCAGACCGAGACGTTCCCCGAGTACGAAACCGAGCGCACGCCGTACGCCGTGCACCTGCGGCCGGCGCTGGTCGTCGAGATCGCGATCGACGGCGTGCAGAACTCGCCCCGCTACCCCGGCGGCATCGCCCTGCGCTTCGCCCGGGTGAAGGGCTACCGACCCGACAAGACCCCGGCCGAGGCCGACACCATCCAGACGCTGCGGGGGCTGCTGCGCGGGTGACCTACTGAGAACTACTAGAACAGTGGCAGAATCGAGGCATGGCCACCGTGACGAAGACAGAGCTCAACCAGCAGACCGCGCGCGTGCTGGCGCGGGTGGCTGCCGGTGAGCGACTGACTGTCACCGATCGCGGCCGCCCGATCGCGCAGCTCACTCCGCCGGAAGAGGATGTCTGGAGCGACCTCATCGCCGCCGGGCGCGTGACCCTGCCCACGAGGTCCGGGGCTCTGCAGCATCCACCGGCGAAGAGCGGGAAGACGAGTGCCGAGATCCTCGACGACCTGCGGGCCGACCGCCTGTGATCTACCTCGACACCTCGGCCGCTGCCAAGGCCCTGCTCGACGAGGACGGAAGCGCGGACGTCCGCGCGCTGATCGCCTCCGGAGCCGAATTCGTCTCCTCGCGGTTGCTGGCCGTCGAACTCCACGCCGTCGCCGACCGACGGCTGCTCGACGCAGCCGCCGTCCAGGAGCTGCTCGACAGGGTCGCCCTCGTCTCGCTCGACGACGAGACTGCGGCCACGGCGATCACCATGCACTCCCGCCTGCGCACCCTCGATGCCCTGCATCTGGCGACCGCTGTCCGCATTCGCGGAGTGGTCGACAGCATCCTCACCTTCGATGCGGAGATGCGGGCAGCCGCCGTGGCCGCAGGGATCCCTTCCCGCGACTGACGCGGCATCCCGTCGGAGATCTGCATCATTCCGGAGACTTCTGCCCGGTCGGCATCCGAGATGCTGCAGATCTCCGAGATCGTGCAACTCAGCGCTGGTGCACCGGCCGACTACGCTGGCGCGATGACCGATCCGATGCATTTCGACGGCATCGCCGGCGGATACGGCGCGGCGCGTCCGCCGTATCCCGCGGCGCTGTGGTGGACCGTCGAGGAGACGGGGCTGGTCACGCCAGGGCGCGTCGCCCTCGACCTCGGTGCCGGCAGTGGCGAGGCGACCGGCGAACTCCTCGCACGCGGCATGGACGTCATCGCCGTCGAGCCCGGGGAGCACCTGGCGGCGATCCTCGCGCAGCGCCTTCCCCGAGCCACGACGATCCGCGCCCGCGCCGAAGACCTCGACCTCGCCCCGGCATCCGTCGACCTCGCCGTCGCGGCGACCTCGATCCACTGGATGGACCTCGGCCTCGTGCTGCCGATCGTCCACCGCACCCTGGCTCCCGCAGGGCGCCTGCTGATCTGGCGCAACGTGTTCGGTGACGCCGACGCCGAGATCACTCCGTTCCGACGCGAGGTGCAGCGCATCGTCGACCGCCGCAGCACCGTCCGAGCCGGCGACCCGGAGAGCGCCGATCTCGCTGCGGAGCGGGTCGCCGCATCCGGCCTGTTCACGATCGCCGGCATCCACCGCTACCGCTGGAGCATCGATCTGACCACCGATCAGGTGCGGGCGCTCTTCACCACCTTCAGCGACTGGTCACTGGCCGAGGTCGAGGCCGCCTCCGCCGCGGTCGCCGCCCTCGGCGGCACCGTGACCGAGTACTACACGTCGTGGCTGATCGACGCGCGGCCGATCCCGCTCTGATCTCGACATCCCGTCGGAGATCTGCAGAATCGCGGATACCTCGGCCCCCGGCATCCGGAACTCTGCGGAAGTCCGAGATCGTGCCTCCGCCTCGCTCAGCCGGAGTCCGCCGCGAGGCGAAAGCCGACGCCGATCGCCCGCAGGTCCTCCTCGTACGCGCCATGCCGACGCGCACAGCGCGCGAGGTCGCGATCGTGGCGGAAGGCACCACCGCGGGTGATGTGCGGGTCGAATGCCCAGCTCTCGAGAGCAGAGACCTCCGCGGGCGCGCCCGGGTACGGGGCGTAGAGCGTCGAGGTCCACTCGTCGACGTTGCCGGCCATGTCGAGCACGCCGAACGGACTCGCGCCCGCGGGAAACGAGCCGACCGGCGTGGTCGTGCCGACGCCGAGGTCCCAGAGGTTCGCGAGGCCGGTGCGGTACTGGTCGCCCCACGGGAACTCGCGGACGTCGTCGCCACGCGCCGCGCGCTCCCATTCCGTCTCGGTCGGCAGGCGCACCTCGTACCCGACGCGCTCGGTCATCCAGGAGCAGAACGCCTGTGCATCCGCCCAGGTGATCCCGAAGACCGGATGGTCGTCCGGCTCCGCTGGCACGGCACGGTCCGTCTCGGCGGAGAACGCCCGCCACTGCGCGACAGTGACCGGCGTGCGGGCGATACGGAACGCGGCGACCGGAACGGATGCCCGCGGCGCCTCCTTCAGGAACCAGGCAGCGGAAACCCCCGTGTCGGCGTACCGCGTCACGACGGTGTCGAGCTGATCGACGGGCGTGCCGCGCTGCAGCACCCCCGCCGGGATGTGCACCCAGTCGATCGGCGGCACGGTCATAGGTCCTCCACACTCTGCTGGTCCTCGAGGTCCTCCACAACCTCGAGGTTCTCGCAGGCATTCCCCCATGGATGTCCGCGAGTCGCACGAGAGTAGCGACATGACGATCCATAAGGCATACCCTGCAAATGAGGGCATTGATGTTCGCATGGACGCACCTCTCGCCACGAGGAACGCGAAGGACTTCGACGGCACCGGGGCGCGGGTCGTGAACCCGTGGCTCCTGGAGGAGGAACGATGACCCGGTTCCGCCTGCGTGCGTCGCTCGTGGGCAGCGACCCCGAGATCCGGCGCGAGTTCGACGCCGACGGATCGCTGCACCTCGCCGACCTGCACGACGCCCTTCAAGTGATGTTCGGCTGGCGTGATTCGCACCTGCATCAGTTCACCGACGCCGATCCGTACACGCACGGCGCCGCGGGCCGGCGATGGGAGTCACCTTTCGCGCCGGATGCCGGGGACGACACGCTCTCGGAGTACGAGTTCCGCATGCAAGACGTGCTCGGAACGACGGACACCCTCTGGTACGAGTACGACTTCGGCGACGGCTGGGCGGTCCGCATCGACGTCCTCGACCGGTTCGACGGCGACCCGCTGTTCGCGCCCGTCGTGCTGCAGGACGGCGCCCGCCGTGGTCCGTTCGAGGACTCCGGCGGCCTTCACGGCTACGCCGAGAAGCTCACGATCGCCGCCGATCCGCAGCATCCGGAGCACGACGAGATCGTCGCATGGATCCGCGCGACCGTCGGCCCGTGGGCCACGCCGACCCCTGACGCCTTCGACCTGATCGGTCTCCAGTCCGAGTTGAACCTGCGCTTCAAGCCGGAGGAGTCGGGTTACGACCCGGACGAGATGTCGGGGATCGTCAAGGCCGACGCGCACCGCCGGGCCGGCGACGTGGGTGCGGCTTCACCCCTCACCGTGTTCGCCGGGCAGCTGCCACCGCCGATCCGCTCTGAGCTGCGCCGGCACCTGCACGCCGCCGGCATCCTGGATCCGGTCGAGATCTCACCGGACGACGCAGCCCGCATCATCCGCCCGTTCGGCTGGCTGATGGAGGCCGTCGGCACAGACGGGCTGAAGCTGACCGCGGCTGGATGGATGCCTGGGGCGACCGTGCTCGAAGGCATGACGCGGCTCGGCTGGATGCAGG
It encodes:
- a CDS encoding prealbumin-like fold domain-containing protein, whose amino-acid sequence is MLGVGGLPAGTYTLTETKAPAGYERTDKTFTVTIDAEHTAASFGQIVNEKTPASVVPPASPAPTAAPPASLALTGGGDGGGLALIAAALLVSGAVVTAGAAVRRRATGATASGR
- a CDS encoding Ig-like domain-containing protein, yielding MTLVAAALLGTAQIAAAAPTVTHADAISNLAIEKTNGSGPVAQWEKVRITGDWSVPTGSQAGDTFGMTLPDEFSRSGGGSFDIADPDSGVVLAQCQIAGGNGPELVCTLTAAVEDMENPGGSFWVEVTASQSNTSGTVEFDLGSTVEIVTLPGGGGITPEDLTEAGQPYKYGGPTATDGLLSWVVGIPSSAVRDGGFVVRDSLDRDLEYHHYTGEARLLQRPVQDGVLVGNWTEVDTSRYQMTFAPDDLSFEFTASGLPSSGMSYRLQYFTQADGIVQAGDVFGNSATVNSSDTSARVVVTEAGGGSGTGARFTRFEITKALSGEQADAARGATFTVRYSIKGSDAPAKTLSVPVGQAVRSDRAPLGSTFIVEEIDLPTIDGVTWGDWSITGEGVTATGDGRYEVTPSTTAGVQFTLTNQANTTPVVGSLSWQKVDRDGAALAGSEWLVWGRTGTSRWSTAARAMRLTQTACSASAGYLRAPTRSPRPRRRRGTSARTRRSR
- a CDS encoding ATP-dependent DNA ligase, whose product is MKLEELTDTADEVAATSSRLAKIDALARLLSRADPAELPVLVGLLLASPRQGRLGVGWRGLSALQVDHADAATLSIIDVDDALDALAHASGTGSAAQRTGLLEDLASRSTPDEWDFLARAMLGELRTGALGGVLLDAIARAADRPVASVRRAAMLSGDLGETAVIALTGTEADLDAVGLQVGRPVLPMLAATAATPTAALEITGRASVEYKLDGARIQVHRHGDEVGVYTRSLADITHRVPEIVDIVRALPAHDLILDGETLSLDEDGGPRPFQQTMSRFGADVSRELVLRPWFFDLLHVDGRDLIDEPLSTRLEELERVAGDWRMPGTVTDDADAAEQLSREALTAGHEGVLVKAIDAPYAAGRRGKSWVKVKPVLTYDLVVLAAEWGSGRRRGWLSNLHLGALDPVGEFGEPGGFVMVGKTFKGLTDELLKWQTETFPEYETERTPYAVHLRPALVVEIAIDGVQNSPRYPGGIALRFARVKGYRPDKTPAEADTIQTLRGLLRG
- a CDS encoding type II toxin-antitoxin system Phd/YefM family antitoxin yields the protein MATVTKTELNQQTARVLARVAAGERLTVTDRGRPIAQLTPPEEDVWSDLIAAGRVTLPTRSGALQHPPAKSGKTSAEILDDLRADRL
- a CDS encoding type II toxin-antitoxin system VapC family toxin encodes the protein MIYLDTSAAAKALLDEDGSADVRALIASGAEFVSSRLLAVELHAVADRRLLDAAAVQELLDRVALVSLDDETAATAITMHSRLRTLDALHLATAVRIRGVVDSILTFDAEMRAAAVAAGIPSRD
- a CDS encoding class I SAM-dependent methyltransferase — protein: MTDPMHFDGIAGGYGAARPPYPAALWWTVEETGLVTPGRVALDLGAGSGEATGELLARGMDVIAVEPGEHLAAILAQRLPRATTIRARAEDLDLAPASVDLAVAATSIHWMDLGLVLPIVHRTLAPAGRLLIWRNVFGDADAEITPFRREVQRIVDRRSTVRAGDPESADLAAERVAASGLFTIAGIHRYRWSIDLTTDQVRALFTTFSDWSLAEVEAASAAVAALGGTVTEYYTSWLIDARPIPL
- a CDS encoding formylglycine-generating enzyme family protein, with the protein product MTVPPIDWVHIPAGVLQRGTPVDQLDTVVTRYADTGVSAAWFLKEAPRASVPVAAFRIARTPVTVAQWRAFSAETDRAVPAEPDDHPVFGITWADAQAFCSWMTERVGYEVRLPTETEWERAARGDDVREFPWGDQYRTGLANLWDLGVGTTTPVGSFPAGASPFGVLDMAGNVDEWTSTLYAPYPGAPAEVSALESWAFDPHITRGGAFRHDRDLARCARRHGAYEEDLRAIGVGFRLAADSG
- a CDS encoding plasmid pRiA4b ORF-3 family protein translates to MTRFRLRASLVGSDPEIRREFDADGSLHLADLHDALQVMFGWRDSHLHQFTDADPYTHGAAGRRWESPFAPDAGDDTLSEYEFRMQDVLGTTDTLWYEYDFGDGWAVRIDVLDRFDGDPLFAPVVLQDGARRGPFEDSGGLHGYAEKLTIAADPQHPEHDEIVAWIRATVGPWATPTPDAFDLIGLQSELNLRFKPEESGYDPDEMSGIVKADAHRRAGDVGAASPLTVFAGQLPPPIRSELRRHLHAAGILDPVEISPDDAARIIRPFGWLMEAVGTDGLKLTAAGWMPGATVLEGMTRLGWMQEWSTIGKGNREDVTPPISVLRETAERMGLVRVVKGRLVLSAAAKKALGDPVLQLRLVVGGLYRRLSEAETDAAVLQLLAIADGTPRAQRWEAVAYGMEMCGWASSTGYAFTEQDIPHATFQADQVLMYIGDEYWKRRSERGVSADVRMFAREALR